Proteins from a genomic interval of Schistocerca piceifrons isolate TAMUIC-IGC-003096 chromosome 3, iqSchPice1.1, whole genome shotgun sequence:
- the LOC124788424 gene encoding MARCO-like protein codes for MGNPGTLDSEANPGALDCMGNPGTLDSAANPGALDHVGNPGTLNCLDNPGTLDSEANPGALDRMGNPGTLDSAANPGALDHVGNPGTLNCLDNPGAFDSAGNPGALDHVANPGTLDCVANPGALDSAADPGTLDCAANPGSLGCMSNPGISDCAANPGALDSAANPGASDSTANPGPLDSTANPGALHRAANPCSASH; via the coding sequence ATGGGTAACCCAGGAACCTTAGACAGTGAGGCTAACCCAGGTGCCTTAGACTGCATGGGTAACCCAGGAACCTTAGACAGTGCAGCTAATCCAGGTGCCTTAGACCACGTGGGTAACCCAGGCACCTTAAACTGCCTGGATAACCCAGGCACCTTAGACAGTGAGGCTAACCCAGGTGCCTTAGACCGCATGGGTAACCCAGGAACCTTAGACAGTGCAGCTAATCCAGGTGCCTTAGACCACGTGGGTAACCCAGGCACCTTAAACTGCCTGGATAACCCAGGTGCCTTTGACAGTGCAGGTAACCCAGGTGCCTTAGACCATGTGGCTAACCCAGGCACCTTAGACTGTGTGGCTAACCCAGGTGCCTTAGACAGCGCAGCTGACCCAGGCACCTTAGACTGCGCAGCTAACCCAGGCTCCTTAGGCTGCATGTCTAACCCTGGCATCTCAGACTGTGCAGCTAATCCAGGTGCCTTAGACAGCGCAGCTAATCCAGGTGCCTCAGACAGCACAGCTAACCCAGGCCCCTTAGACAGCACAGCTAACCCAGGTGCCTTACACCGTGCAGCTAACCCTTGCAGTGCCTCACACTAG